The sequence TCCTTCCTATCCGACGACGAAAGGGGCGGTGCTCGCATTTACAAGATTTCTTGCGACCTACTGGGCCAAAAGCGGAGTGCGTGTCAATGCGTTGTCTCCTGGAGGGGTTGAGAATGGTCAGGACAAGGCTTTTATCGAACACTACGCAACACGCACCCCCCTCGGTCGCATGGCGCAGCCAACGGACTATAAGGGGGCATTGATTTTTCTTGCAAGCGATGCATCGGGTTACATGACAGGATCAAACCTCGTCGTCGACGGCGGTTGGACGGCGTGGTAAACACGGTTAATTAACCATTTCAACAAATCTGTGAAGGGAATCGCAATGCAGAAACCGACGGTCCAGATCGGCAAAAAGTCTGTTGGAGAAGGGGAACGGATTTTCATCATCGCCGAGATCGGCATCAACCATAACGGCTCGCTCGAAATCGCTAAGAAGCTGATCGACGGTGCCGTGCTCGCCGGATGCGACGCAGTAAAATTTCAAAAGAGGACGCCTGAACTGTGCGTCCCGAGAGATCAGCAGGACGTCATGCGCGATACTCCGTGGGGACGGATGACATACCTTGAGTACCGCTACATGGTCGAATTTGGCGAAAAGGAATATGCCGACATCGACCGCCACTGCCGAGAACGCGGGATCAACTGGTTCGCATCGTGCTGGGATGAAGAGTCGGTAGATTTTATCGAAAAATTTAACCCGGTCTGCTACAAAGTGCCTTCGGCCGCATTGACGAACAATGAACTGTTGATGAAGAAACGCCAGACCGGCAAGCCGATGATCGTCTCGACCGGGATGTCGACGGAGAATGAGATCGATAGTGCAATGACCCTTCTTGGACGGGAGAGCATTCTCGTTGCTCATTCCACCTCCACGTATCCCTGTCCGGCAGAAGAATTAAATTTGAAGATGATCCAGACTTTAAAGCAAAAATTTCCCGAATGCCCCGTCGGTTATTCCGGCCACGAAACAGGGCTCGCACCGACATGGGCGGCGGTGGCAATGGGAGCAACGTTCGTGGAGCGGCATATAACTTTAGACAGAGCCATGTGGGGAAGCGATCAGGCGGCTTCGGTCGAGATCGGCGGGCTGATCCGCCTGGTGCAGAATATCCGCGACATTGAGAAGGCGGTCGGAG comes from Bacteroidota bacterium and encodes:
- a CDS encoding N-acetylneuraminate synthase family protein translates to MQKPTVQIGKKSVGEGERIFIIAEIGINHNGSLEIAKKLIDGAVLAGCDAVKFQKRTPELCVPRDQQDVMRDTPWGRMTYLEYRYMVEFGEKEYADIDRHCRERGINWFASCWDEESVDFIEKFNPVCYKVPSAALTNNELLMKKRQTGKPMIVSTGMSTENEIDSAMTLLGRESILVAHSTSTYPCPAEELNLKMIQTLKQKFPECPVGYSGHETGLAPTWAAVAMGATFVERHITLDRAMWGSDQAASVEIGGLIRLVQNIRDIEKAVGDGIKRVYESELGPRKRLRQVREKVTA